AAAAACAAAACACTGGGCAAGAAACTTCTAGCAACAGGCAATGGTCGCTGCAATATCCACAATATACATACAAATTCTACGCATTTTCAAAGCACAAGCTTTTTACCAAAAGACTTGCAACACATCTTGCAAAACTACCCATTTAACGCTTTTGTAAAGACTTGCCAAACTCTAGGACTACATTTTCACACACAAGAAAATGGTAAAGTCTATCCCCTATCAAACTCCGCAAAATCTGTTTTAGAAGTCTTCACTCAAGCCCTAAATACCAATCCCAACCTACAAATCCACTTAAACACCGAGATTACCACTATTACAAAAAGCGATTCTAACTTTTTACTCCATAGCCACAACCACACCGAAAGTTTTAGCACATTAATTCTAGCTTGTGGTAGCCAAGCTGCCCCAAAACTAGGCGGTAGCAACAAGTGCGAAATTCTAGCAAAGCAACTTAACTTAAAATATCACCAAGCCTATCCCGCCCTTGTGCCATTAAATTTGGATTCCACCTTTCTTAGCTCCCTAAGTGGCGTTAAAATCCAAGCCAAACTTACACTAAAAGAAAACGAACAAATCCTAGCCCAAACACTAGATGATGTGCTTTTTACAAACTATGGAATTTCAGGCTTTGGCGTGCTTGATCTCTCAAGCTTTTTTCAAACACGCCAAAATCTCACCTTAATGCTTGATTTTTTGCCAAATCTCACGCCAAAAACACTAGAAAACTCCCTACAAAACACGCTGAAAAATAACCCTAAAATCCCATTAGAAACCTTGCTTAATGGCTTCTTACACCCAAAAATTGCCAAAGCCTTTGCCACACATTTTAACTTTAACCCAAGCAACACAAAGCAACTTAAACAATTCCTATTTACCCTTAAAAATTTCCCTTGTAAAAATCCAAAGTTAAAGGACTTTGAAAGTGCAGAAGTCTGTGGTGGGGGCGTAAGTGGAAAGGAAATCAACCCAAACACAATGGAATCTAAAAAGCACAAAAACCTTTACATCATCGGTGAAATGCTAGATATTGTAGGTAATCGCGGGGGCTACAACCTTGCATTTGCGTGGGCAAGCGCGAAAACTTGCACAAATGCTGTGTTAAGCAAATATCGCTTTTAATAGCATATCACGCATTGCTTGGAGATTCTGAATCTGTTTCGTGTTATTTTCAATCTTATTTTGAATACCATTTAATTGTTCGTTCAGTATTCTTATAATATCTGTATGCGGAAGGTGTATATTAACTGCTTTTAATGCTGCGATAGTTAAAGCTTGTTGAGTGCTACCAATAGCAATGGAATCTAACTTTTCTTTTCCTTGTGGAGATTTAAACCAATAAAACAAAAATAAGCTTGTAATGTTTTTAAAATTTTTAAACCAAGTTAGATTACCATCTTTAAAATAAAACTTTTTATCCTTTGGCACAAGATAGGGAATCCCCAAAGTCCCAACTGAAGTGAGCAGAATATCATTTGCTTGTGGCACTCCAAATTTATTTGCTATATCGTTGTATTTATTTTCATCAATAAATAATTCATTTTGTGGATTATTGCCCTTACTAAATTCTATAATTTCTTTACTTCTATAAAAGGGGATTCCATATTCTACATATTCGCTATAAAAAATTCTTTTGCTTGAAGTGATTTCACACAAGGAATTCAAGCTTACTTCTTCCCATTCACTGCGGTTTGGATTGTCTATAAAATAATGGCGAAAAAGGGTAAGGGCTAGAGATTCTAAAGTTTTGTTTTGTCTATGGAGTAAATCTATCTTATCATCAAAGCTACTTAGAATCTCTGCTATTTTTTGTTGTATTGTAAGTGGTGGGAGTGGGATTGTGAGGTTTTCTATATCCTTACTTGAAATGTTTGCTTGATTAGCACTCCCCGAAGAATGACTAGCTAAAATATTATGAATCTTGTTTGTCTTAAGCAAATAATATAAAAAATCTTGTTCTGCATCTTTTGTAACTATTTTCGCAACTCGTTGATTAAGCAATGCAAATTGTTTGTATTTGTATTTAGAAATTTGTCCTACAACTTGACTTTGAGCCTGTGGGTGATTCCCTGTCAAACTAACCAAAATATCCCCATATTTTATTAAAAATTTTTCTAGCTGCTTACTATAAGGATAAAACACAACATCATTTAAATTAACATCACCATTAGCAACATTTTTAATTTTTATGATAGGGAGAGAATCTCTTTGTTGGATATTTAAAAATTCCTTTGATTTAAATGCGTAGCCATTAACTATCTCCGCAACTTCCCCAAGCCTTACTTCCTGCCATTGCTCTTTATGGAGAGATTGTAGAAAAGGTTGTAAAGGGAGAGATTCCATTAAAATAAACTCCCAGAATCTCTAAAAGAAAAAAGTTCATAAGTTTTTTGCGTAGCGATTCTCCCCCTTGCTGTGCGTTCTAAAAATCCATTCACTAGCAAATAAGGCTCAATCACATCTTCAATCGTTCCTTCATCTTCGCTCATTGCCGCTGCAAGAGTGCTAAGTCCAATAGGTCGCCCCCTGCTCTCACAAATAATCTTTAAAAAGCGCAAATCCAGTTCATCAAAGCCGTGTTCATTTACTCCTAGTTCATTGAGTGCATATTGTGTGCGTTCCTTTGTAATCATCGCTTCTTCTGCAACTTCTGCAAAATCTCTAACGCGCTTTAGCAAACGCAATGCAATTCTTGGCGTTCCACGCGAGCGTTTAGCAATCTCTAATGCGCCTTCTTTTTTACATTCCTTTTGTAATTTAATAGAAGCTAAGGTTACAATTTTTGCAAGCTCATCGTTTTCATAAAACTGCATTCTAAACTGCATTCCAAAGCGATCACGCAAAGGATTGCTAATCATTCCTGCCCTTGTTGTTGCACCAATTAGCGTAAAGCGGGGTAAATCAATCTTTACACTTTGTGCCGCAGGACCACTTCCAATGATAATATCTAGCCTAAAATCCTCCATCGCAGGGTATAGAATCTCTTCAATCGCCGGGCTTAAGCGATGGATTTCATCAATGAATAAAATCTCACCTTCATTTAAATTTGTCAAAATCGCTGCTAAATCTCCTGCCTTTTCAATCATCGGCGCAGCAGTTACCTTAATAGAAGTTTGCATTTCTGTGCTAATAATATGTGCTAAAGTCGTCTTGCCAAGCCCTGGCGGTCCAAAAAGTAGCAAATGATCTAACACATCTCCACGCTTTTTTGCCGCTTCAATGAAAACTTGCAAATTCTTTTTTAGCTTCTCTTGCCCAATATAATCGTCCCAGCATGATGGACGAAGCTTAATCTCTTCTTCTCCATCAAGTGACATTTTCTCAATCTCTACAATGCGCTCCATAACTCCCCCTTAATAACTCTCACTAGCACTTGGAAATTCCCCATTTTTCACATCTTTTATGTATGCTTGCATTGCCTCTCTTACCATCTTTGCACCTTGTAGATAATGGCGCACAAACTTTGGCTTAAACTCTTCAAAAAATCCAAACGCATCACTCCACACAAGCACCTGCCCATCAACGCTTGCACCACTTCCAATTCCAATTACAGGGATTTGAACACTCTGTGAAATTTGTTTTGCTACCTCTGCACAAACTCCCTCTAGCACAAAACAAAATACCCCAGCACTCTCCAACGCCTTTGCATCTTGCAAAAGCGATTCCAATTCTCTCTCTTGCTTGCCCTTTACCTTATAACCGCCCTCTAAACGCACCAATTGCGGCTTTAAACCAATATGTCCTACAACTGCGATTCCATTTTGCACTAAAAGCTTAATTGTGTCTTTAATCTCCGCTCCACCTTCAATTTTAACTGCCTGCGCCTTAGTCTCTTTAAAAATACGCATTGCAGATTCCAAAGCAATTTGTGGCGAAATTGTGCTACCAAATGGCATATCACACACTACAAGGCTTGTTTTTGCGCCATTACAAACCGCTCTTGTGTGATAAATCATTTGCTCTAGCGTTGCACTTAGCGTATCACTCTCTCCAAAAAAGCTCATATTTAGACTATCGCCCACTAAAAGCATATCCACTTCCCCATCAAAAATCTTTGAAAAAAGCGCGTCATAGGCAGTTAGCATTGTAATTTTTTCTTTGTTTTTTTTGCGTAAAATTTCTGTTGTTGTGATAGATTTTTTCTGTGCTTGCATACTCATTATCGTTTCCATAAAAATTTTTGGCTAATTTTACTACATTTTCATTTTTTGCGGTATAATTTCGCTCTTACTTTTGGGGCTGATTAGAATTTCGACGGGATTTGGATAGCTCTAACTGCATGCCGACCTGTGCTAAGTCGCAAAACTGGTGCATTAAATATAAACGCAAACAACGCGAATTACGCTCCAGCTTACGCTAAAGCTGCGTAGGTTTATCTATTTTTTGGAGCTGTTCTTAGTTAAGATTCTAGCTATTTCCTAAGAGCATCATTGCAGCTAGATGCGCTTTGTGTTACCAAGCATAGAGCTAAGATTTTGGTTGCCTTTGTTTAGAATTTTTGGGAGTTTTTTAAGCAAAGAAAGATTTTAAACCCAAGCAAGCATGTAAATCGGTTATTGTGGATTTGAGTTTTGGACTGGGGTTTGATTCCCCACAGCTCCACCAACAAAGATTTTAACAACTTCAAATAACTTTTAGAAAACTTCCCAATAAACACTTCATTTAAGCTTTTCTCTCTTGTGTTAGCTCTTGTGCGATAAGCTCGGCTTGTTTGATGGCATTATCTACGCCTAGTTGTATGCTATTTGGCGGATAGCCGTATTTCTTTAGCACCTTTTTCACCGCAAGTCTAAGCTCTGCTCTCACACTCTCACGCAAAGTCCAATCAAGCGTAGCATTCTCTTTTATCGTAAAAAATACCGCTTTGCTTAGCTCACGCAGTTTTTCTACGCCCATAATCTCTTCTACTTCCTTAAACTCACTCAATGCTTCATAAAAGGCGTATTCATAATCACTTAAGCCTGAATCTTGCTTTTTCTCATCACTTGCGATGAGTTCTTGGCTTAGCTCTATTAGCTCTTCAATGACTTTTGCGGCGTCTATGAGTTTATTTTGATATTGCATTAGAATCTGATGAAGTTTTTCATACAAACCTTTGCTTTTTAGCTCTTTTGGGAGTCGTGCTTGCAGTTCATCATTTAAGAGTTTGCGTAAAGTTTCTAGTGCGATATGTGGATATTTATAATGTCTCATACCCTCTAAAAACTCATTTGAAAGGATAGAGATATTTTCTGTTTTGATTTGACTTTTATCTAAAATATCTATCATACCCTCACTTACTAGCTCTTTGTCAATGACTTGCTTAATAAGGCTTTGTTTGAGTGCGTTGTCAGCTTGGGCTTTAGAGTATTCACTCTTTTTAATGCGATTTTTTAATAACTCAAAAAAGGCAATTTCTTTTGAAAGATTCTGTATCTCATCATTTGGTAGCACCATAATATAGGCTTTCACTAGCTTTACCACCTCATCTAAAAATCGCTTTTTTAACTCTTCATCACTTAGAATCTTATCTGTGATTTGTGAGAGTAAGTCAAGCTTACCCCTTGTGTCTGCTTGAAAATACCCCATATACTCAAAGCCGTGCAACATTTGCTTTAACACTTCATGCTTTTCATAGACGACTTCTACTAGCTTTTGCTTATCTACAAGGAAGTTTTGGGATTTACCCTGTGTGTAAAACTGCAGGGCTTTTTGGAGTTCTGCCATAATGCCTATATAATCTACAATTAAGCCAGAGGGCTTATCTTTATACACGCGATTTACCCTTGCGATTGCTTGCATAAGGGTGTGTCCTTTCATCGGTTTGTCAATGTAGAGTGTATGCAAGGGCGGTGCGTCAAAGCCTGTTAGCCACATATCGCAAACGATGATAAACTCTAGGCAGTCATTTATATCATTTGCCCTATTTGCGATATGTCTTTGCTCTTCTTTGCTTGTGTGAAACTTTGATAGCTTTGCACCATCACTTGCACTTGAAGTGATGATGACCTTTGCCCTGCCTGTTGTGTAGTCATCACTATGTAAGCTTGGCTCAAGCTCTACTAGCTCATTATACAAATCCACGGCAATTTCTCTGCTAGAACACGCTATCATTGCTTTACCTTTAAGCTTTTCTTTTCTCGCGTTGAAATGCTCTAAAATATCTTTGGCAATGTTTTTTAGTCGCTCTTTTGCCCCGATAATATCTTGTAGTTTTAAGAGACTACCTTGCGTATTGTCTGTATCAAAAGATTCTATAAGCTTTTTGCCCTCTTCGCTTAGATGAAGCTTTGCTAAACGACTTTCATAAAATAAAGGCAGGGTTGCACCATCATCTACGGCTTTTTGAAAATCATAAATGTCTATATAGTCTCCAAACACATTTCGCGTATTTGCATTATCCTTTTCTATGGGTGTGCCACTAAAGCCTATATAAGTAGCATT
The Helicobacter winghamensis ATCC BAA-430 DNA segment above includes these coding regions:
- the ruvB gene encoding Holliday junction branch migration DNA helicase RuvB: MERIVEIEKMSLDGEEEIKLRPSCWDDYIGQEKLKKNLQVFIEAAKKRGDVLDHLLLFGPPGLGKTTLAHIISTEMQTSIKVTAAPMIEKAGDLAAILTNLNEGEILFIDEIHRLSPAIEEILYPAMEDFRLDIIIGSGPAAQSVKIDLPRFTLIGATTRAGMISNPLRDRFGMQFRMQFYENDELAKIVTLASIKLQKECKKEGALEIAKRSRGTPRIALRLLKRVRDFAEVAEEAMITKERTQYALNELGVNEHGFDELDLRFLKIICESRGRPIGLSTLAAAMSEDEGTIEDVIEPYLLVNGFLERTARGRIATQKTYELFSFRDSGSLF
- a CDS encoding type I restriction endonuclease subunit R, with amino-acid sequence MSKFNEESIEELLLETLGSFGYECKNAKEVARKKDEWILKEIFLDSIMRINFESKSNYDFLSLEQKEHLALEAYKKILALSDEEDLMSANAKMHAYLTYGITLEAMVNSEQRGINLELLDFENVENNAFLALNQFVFSTKDSVRCDVVVFVNGLPLVLCELKHPLDINADLHKAYLQIETYKEKAKELFIPNALCIISDGVDSKLGSLNADFTRFLKWQRQGDMLSENTRVVDICEVLKPCVLLDFLRYFITYEQSYIQDTQGYKESKLNKKIAAYHQYYAVNKAIESARKAMQSSETNKKGGVVWHTQGSGKSLSMVFFCAKALKELNNPTLLLLTDRTDLDNQLFNTFAKSSTLLQTTPLRCESTKDLKEKFTQRKGGIIFSTMQKFRDENERFELLSQRGDIIVIADEAHRTQYGFSARLRSESLAYGYAQNVRDALPNATYIGFSGTPIEKDNANTRNVFGDYIDIYDFQKAVDDGATLPLFYESRLAKLHLSEEGKKLIESFDTDNTQGSLLKLQDIIGAKERLKNIAKDILEHFNARKEKLKGKAMIACSSREIAVDLYNELVELEPSLHSDDYTTGRAKVIITSSASDGAKLSKFHTSKEEQRHIANRANDINDCLEFIIVCDMWLTGFDAPPLHTLYIDKPMKGHTLMQAIARVNRVYKDKPSGLIVDYIGIMAELQKALQFYTQGKSQNFLVDKQKLVEVVYEKHEVLKQMLHGFEYMGYFQADTRGKLDLLSQITDKILSDEELKKRFLDEVVKLVKAYIMVLPNDEIQNLSKEIAFFELLKNRIKKSEYSKAQADNALKQSLIKQVIDKELVSEGMIDILDKSQIKTENISILSNEFLEGMRHYKYPHIALETLRKLLNDELQARLPKELKSKGLYEKLHQILMQYQNKLIDAAKVIEELIELSQELIASDEKKQDSGLSDYEYAFYEALSEFKEVEEIMGVEKLRELSKAVFFTIKENATLDWTLRESVRAELRLAVKKVLKKYGYPPNSIQLGVDNAIKQAELIAQELTQERKA
- a CDS encoding restriction endonuclease subunit S; protein product: MESLPLQPFLQSLHKEQWQEVRLGEVAEIVNGYAFKSKEFLNIQQRDSLPIIKIKNVANGDVNLNDVVFYPYSKQLEKFLIKYGDILVSLTGNHPQAQSQVVGQISKYKYKQFALLNQRVAKIVTKDAEQDFLYYLLKTNKIHNILASHSSGSANQANISSKDIENLTIPLPPLTIQQKIAEILSSFDDKIDLLHRQNKTLESLALTLFRHYFIDNPNRSEWEEVSLNSLCEITSSKRIFYSEYVEYGIPFYRSKEIIEFSKGNNPQNELFIDENKYNDIANKFGVPQANDILLTSVGTLGIPYLVPKDKKFYFKDGNLTWFKNFKNITSLFLFYWFKSPQGKEKLDSIAIGSTQQALTIAALKAVNIHLPHTDIIRILNEQLNGIQNKIENNTKQIQNLQAMRDMLLKAIFA
- the panB gene encoding 3-methyl-2-oxobutanoate hydroxymethyltransferase; this encodes MSMQAQKKSITTTEILRKKNKEKITMLTAYDALFSKIFDGEVDMLLVGDSLNMSFFGESDTLSATLEQMIYHTRAVCNGAKTSLVVCDMPFGSTISPQIALESAMRIFKETKAQAVKIEGGAEIKDTIKLLVQNGIAVVGHIGLKPQLVRLEGGYKVKGKQERELESLLQDAKALESAGVFCFVLEGVCAEVAKQISQSVQIPVIGIGSGASVDGQVLVWSDAFGFFEEFKPKFVRHYLQGAKMVREAMQAYIKDVKNGEFPSASESY
- a CDS encoding aminoacetone oxidase family FAD-binding enzyme; this encodes MQSVAIIGGGASGIFCAVLLSLHNIPIVLFEKNKTLGKKLLATGNGRCNIHNIHTNSTHFQSTSFLPKDLQHILQNYPFNAFVKTCQTLGLHFHTQENGKVYPLSNSAKSVLEVFTQALNTNPNLQIHLNTEITTITKSDSNFLLHSHNHTESFSTLILACGSQAAPKLGGSNKCEILAKQLNLKYHQAYPALVPLNLDSTFLSSLSGVKIQAKLTLKENEQILAQTLDDVLFTNYGISGFGVLDLSSFFQTRQNLTLMLDFLPNLTPKTLENSLQNTLKNNPKIPLETLLNGFLHPKIAKAFATHFNFNPSNTKQLKQFLFTLKNFPCKNPKLKDFESAEVCGGGVSGKEINPNTMESKKHKNLYIIGEMLDIVGNRGGYNLAFAWASAKTCTNAVLSKYRF